The following coding sequences are from one Paenarthrobacter ureafaciens window:
- a CDS encoding carbohydrate ABC transporter permease gives MSSSTLTRTAAHRTGEKTKGQKNSALAWLTVPALLFFVLFAVVPLAGVLVLSFADWDGIGAIGVAGMDNWTSVLADPGLYNALGLTFVIMIVSWLVQTPISLLLGVFTAGSQKYRAALAVLYFLPLLLSSAAVAIAFKALLDPNFGLAMGLGLPFLAQDWLGVPQLALGLVIFVIAWQFVPFHTLIYQGGVRQIPKSLYEAAQIDGAGTIKQFFHITLPQLKYTIITSSTLMVVGSLTYFDLIFVLTGGGPGNSTRILALDMYLRGFRANLMGPASVIAVILVVIGLALALFLQRLGGKDKQGSQLEGM, from the coding sequence ATGAGCAGCTCAACGTTGACCAGGACGGCCGCCCACCGGACTGGCGAGAAGACCAAGGGGCAGAAAAATTCCGCACTCGCATGGCTGACGGTTCCGGCGCTGCTGTTCTTTGTCCTGTTCGCCGTCGTTCCCCTGGCCGGGGTCCTGGTCCTCAGCTTCGCCGACTGGGACGGCATCGGCGCAATCGGCGTCGCCGGGATGGACAACTGGACTTCGGTCCTCGCCGATCCCGGACTGTACAACGCGCTGGGGCTGACCTTCGTGATCATGATCGTGTCCTGGCTGGTCCAGACTCCGATCAGCCTGCTGTTGGGAGTCTTCACTGCGGGTAGCCAAAAATACCGTGCGGCCCTGGCCGTGTTGTACTTCCTGCCCCTCCTCCTGTCATCGGCAGCGGTGGCCATCGCCTTCAAAGCCCTCCTGGATCCGAACTTCGGCCTGGCCATGGGCCTGGGGTTGCCTTTCCTGGCGCAGGACTGGCTGGGGGTTCCGCAGCTGGCACTGGGACTGGTCATCTTCGTCATCGCCTGGCAGTTCGTACCGTTCCACACGTTGATCTACCAAGGCGGGGTGCGCCAGATACCGAAGTCCCTGTATGAGGCGGCCCAGATCGACGGCGCCGGCACCATCAAACAGTTCTTCCACATCACGCTCCCGCAGTTGAAGTACACCATCATCACGTCCTCCACCTTGATGGTGGTGGGATCCCTGACCTACTTCGACCTGATTTTCGTGCTCACAGGCGGTGGCCCGGGCAACTCCACCCGGATCCTGGCCCTGGACATGTACCTCAGGGGCTTCCGGGCCAACCTCATGGGCCCGGCAAGCGTCATCGCCGTGATCCTGGTCGTCATCGGCCTCGCACTGGCCTTGTTCCTCCAGCGCCTTGGAGGCAAGGACAAGCAGGGCAGCCAATTGGAAGGTATGTAG
- a CDS encoding carbohydrate ABC transporter permease — translation MSTVLTNTEETPATGTKADPPVVKLSLATRIRRLNIPGGLGGWIWLAIIIIPVYYIVITSLKTAEGYFGQSPLAPPTSPTLENYQLVLESNFATYFMNSAIVTLGSVIPTVLISFMASFAIVRGRGRFLKLVNGMFLMGLAIPLQATIIPIYLMIIRLNLYDSLLAVMLPSIAFAIPLTVLILSNFIRDVPNELFESMRLDGCSEWQTMWRLALPLTRPAIVTVSIYNGLHVWNGFLLPLVLTQNPDLRVLPLGLWTFQGEFSVNIPAVLASVVLSTLPILVLYVVGRRQLLSGLTAGFSK, via the coding sequence GTGAGCACCGTTCTGACGAACACAGAAGAGACACCGGCAACCGGCACCAAGGCCGACCCGCCCGTGGTCAAGCTGAGCCTGGCCACACGCATCCGCCGCCTCAACATCCCCGGCGGCCTGGGCGGATGGATCTGGCTGGCCATCATCATCATCCCCGTCTACTACATCGTGATCACCAGCCTGAAGACGGCGGAGGGCTACTTCGGGCAAAGTCCGCTGGCTCCGCCGACGTCTCCGACCCTGGAGAACTACCAGCTGGTCCTGGAATCGAACTTCGCGACGTACTTCATGAACAGCGCGATCGTGACGCTCGGTTCCGTCATCCCGACGGTCCTGATTTCCTTCATGGCGTCCTTCGCGATCGTCCGTGGACGTGGCAGGTTCTTGAAACTGGTCAACGGAATGTTCCTGATGGGCCTCGCCATTCCCCTGCAGGCGACCATCATCCCCATCTACCTGATGATCATCAGGCTGAACCTCTACGACAGCCTGCTGGCCGTCATGCTCCCGTCCATCGCCTTCGCAATCCCGCTGACCGTGCTCATCCTGTCCAACTTCATTCGGGACGTTCCCAATGAGCTGTTCGAATCCATGCGGCTTGACGGATGCAGCGAATGGCAAACCATGTGGCGCCTGGCGCTGCCCCTGACCCGTCCGGCGATCGTGACGGTCTCCATCTACAACGGCCTGCACGTGTGGAACGGGTTCCTGCTCCCGCTGGTGCTGACCCAGAACCCGGACCTTCGCGTCCTCCCCTTGGGACTCTGGACGTTCCAAGGCGAATTCAGCGTGAACATCCCGGCGGTCCTGGCCTCGGTGGTCCTGAGCACCCTGCCAATCCTGGTGCTGTACGTCGTAGGACGGCGCCAGCTCCTCAGCGGGCTAACCGCCGGATTCAGCAAGTAA
- a CDS encoding extracellular solute-binding protein, whose product MKQFQSSRRSFLALAALTPFAAMATTACGTSGPGGSGGGGGASMWFLTGEPNQTTMQNAVDAFVAANPDNKINVTYFQNDAYKTKIKTAIGAGQAPTIVYGWGGGGLKTYAEANQVEDLTPWFDANPDVKNKFFPSSFGAATVNGKIYALPNQYVAPIVLFYNKELFEKAGVQPPKTWDDIMSLVKTFNDMGVAPFSLGGQSRWTSMMWLEYLLDRIGGAEVFNAIFEGKPDAWMHPAVIETGTKIQELVSADGFIKGFSSITADSKADQALLFTGKAAMMLHGSWTYGAMKKEGQNFVQDGKLGFVHFPTVAGGKGDPKSGVGNPAQYMSISAKATDQEKEIAKKFFKEGILTDKVIDAYINSGSVPIVNGIEDKLASSPDKDFLNFVYDLAKNAPTFQQSWDQALSPTAAEALLNNIDQLFLKSITPKQFAENMNATLGK is encoded by the coding sequence ATGAAGCAATTCCAGTCCTCCCGGCGTTCCTTCCTGGCCCTCGCTGCACTCACACCCTTCGCAGCCATGGCAACGACCGCCTGCGGAACGTCAGGACCGGGCGGGAGCGGCGGTGGTGGCGGGGCCAGCATGTGGTTCCTCACCGGCGAGCCCAACCAGACCACCATGCAGAACGCCGTTGACGCATTTGTCGCCGCGAACCCGGACAACAAGATCAACGTCACTTACTTCCAGAACGACGCCTACAAGACCAAGATCAAGACGGCCATCGGTGCAGGCCAGGCCCCTACCATCGTCTACGGCTGGGGTGGCGGCGGATTGAAGACCTACGCCGAGGCCAACCAGGTAGAGGACCTGACCCCCTGGTTCGATGCCAACCCGGACGTGAAGAACAAGTTCTTCCCCTCCTCGTTCGGCGCTGCGACGGTTAACGGCAAGATCTACGCCCTGCCTAACCAGTACGTGGCTCCGATCGTGCTCTTCTACAACAAGGAACTCTTCGAGAAGGCCGGCGTCCAGCCTCCCAAGACCTGGGACGACATCATGTCCCTGGTCAAGACTTTCAACGACATGGGCGTGGCACCGTTCTCGCTCGGCGGCCAGTCCCGGTGGACTTCGATGATGTGGCTCGAGTACCTCCTGGACCGCATTGGCGGGGCCGAAGTCTTCAACGCCATCTTCGAAGGCAAGCCGGACGCCTGGATGCACCCGGCAGTCATCGAAACCGGCACCAAGATCCAGGAACTGGTTTCCGCTGACGGCTTCATCAAGGGTTTCTCCTCGATCACGGCAGACTCCAAGGCTGACCAGGCCCTCCTGTTCACCGGCAAGGCTGCGATGATGCTCCACGGATCCTGGACCTACGGTGCCATGAAGAAGGAAGGCCAGAACTTCGTCCAGGACGGAAAGCTCGGCTTCGTCCACTTCCCGACGGTCGCCGGCGGCAAGGGCGATCCGAAGAGCGGTGTCGGAAACCCCGCCCAGTACATGTCCATCTCCGCCAAGGCCACCGACCAGGAGAAGGAGATCGCCAAGAAGTTCTTCAAGGAGGGCATCCTGACGGACAAAGTCATCGATGCCTACATCAACTCCGGTTCTGTGCCGATCGTGAACGGCATCGAGGACAAGCTTGCATCCTCACCTGACAAGGACTTCCTGAACTTCGTTTACGACCTTGCCAAGAACGCACCAACGTTCCAGCAATCCTGGGACCAGGCGCTGAGCCCCACCGCTGCCGAGGCGCTCCTGAACAACATCGACCAGTTGTTCCTGAAGTCCATCACGCCCAAGCAGTTCGCCGAGAACATGAACGCAACGCTTGGCAAATGA
- a CDS encoding LacI family DNA-binding transcriptional regulator, with product MTIGTKPSKPTLAAVAQEAGVSTPTVSKVINGREDVADETRARVLAALQRTGYKTPSQRRSVPSRRAVEAVFDSLNSAYAVEVLNGVLEQAAIADMEVVLSVTSRQSGSPLGPEERAQRLIDEGRSGMIVVTSAFNSGQLNAFQRRRIPIVVVDPLNPPPGDVFSVGASNWAGGKAAAAHLLALGHRRIAYIGGPESAECSQARLHGYMAALMAEGISVQEEYVLAGPFRPSNGVQAMKSLLALDDPPTAIFAASDSIALGVLAEARRQNVRIPEELSLVGFDGTHQAAESVPPLTSVSQPLQDMGRSAVNFILRQMNGEDIDSRRVELATHLVVRESTAAPRPAAHLVVRESTAAPRPAAHRFTAKEAGAGNRGT from the coding sequence ATGACTATCGGGACAAAGCCGTCCAAGCCAACCCTGGCTGCAGTGGCCCAAGAGGCCGGCGTCTCAACGCCGACCGTTTCCAAAGTGATCAATGGCCGCGAAGACGTAGCCGATGAGACGCGCGCCCGGGTCCTCGCGGCACTGCAGAGGACCGGTTACAAAACCCCTTCCCAGCGCAGGAGTGTCCCTTCCCGCCGCGCCGTGGAGGCCGTGTTTGATTCCCTCAACTCGGCGTACGCGGTCGAGGTGCTGAATGGCGTGCTCGAACAGGCAGCGATTGCCGACATGGAGGTGGTCCTCTCCGTGACCAGCCGGCAATCAGGGTCGCCTTTGGGGCCTGAAGAGCGCGCCCAACGGCTGATCGATGAGGGGCGCAGCGGCATGATTGTGGTCACCTCCGCCTTCAACTCAGGTCAGCTCAACGCTTTCCAGCGCCGAAGGATCCCCATTGTGGTGGTTGATCCGCTCAATCCGCCGCCCGGCGATGTCTTCAGCGTGGGTGCCAGCAACTGGGCCGGCGGCAAAGCTGCCGCTGCCCACTTGCTGGCGCTCGGCCACCGCAGGATCGCCTACATTGGAGGGCCGGAGTCGGCGGAGTGCAGCCAGGCGCGGCTCCACGGCTACATGGCTGCGCTGATGGCCGAGGGCATCAGCGTGCAAGAGGAATACGTCCTTGCCGGGCCCTTCCGCCCCAGCAACGGAGTTCAGGCGATGAAGTCGTTGCTGGCGTTGGATGATCCGCCCACGGCCATCTTCGCCGCCAGCGACAGCATCGCTTTGGGTGTTCTGGCCGAGGCCCGGCGGCAGAATGTGCGCATCCCCGAGGAGCTGAGCCTTGTGGGCTTCGACGGAACCCACCAGGCAGCGGAATCAGTGCCTCCGCTCACGTCGGTGTCCCAACCGCTGCAGGACATGGGGCGGTCCGCAGTGAACTTCATCCTCCGGCAAATGAACGGGGAGGACATTGATTCGCGGCGGGTCGAGCTGGCCACCCACCTGGTGGTTCGGGAGTCCACGGCGGCCCCGAGGCCGGCTGCCCACCTGGTGGTTCGGGAGTCCACGGCGGCCCCGAGGCCGGCTGCCCACCGCTTCACCGCCAAGGAAGCCGGCGCCGGGAATCGAGGGACATAG
- a CDS encoding lipase maturation factor family protein, giving the protein MEWLSWFDARDYEFARQVLQRGTAALYCLAFLSTLNQFPALLGERGLLPVPDFLGVVRRMGRPTLFRWRYSDRLLRAVCIFGLAVSALLVLGLPQTGPPWLPMIAFLALWFLYMSIVNVGQTFYGFGWEVLLLEAGFTVAFLGSDQTPPPATILVLVVWLVFRLEFGAGMIKMRGGREWRDMTAMFYHHETQPMPGPLSRQAHLLPRPLHKVEVLGNHFAQLVVPFFLFAPQPVAGIAAGIIILTQLWLVGSGNFAWLNWAAIILAFAAVSDPVAHAVFPFIPLEWHSGATTPVWWLVVVLAVTLLLLVFSYRPLLNLFSREQLMNASFNRWRLVNAYGAFGTVTKQRIEVVVEGTSDEDPDSPDEAWLEYGFKGKPGDVRRMPRQWAPYHLRLDWMMWFLPLRTVHEEWLYRFLDKLLAADPPTLRLLGHDPFDGGRPRWVRVQTYLYRFASRAEFRTTGERWVRVPLYEAIPPMSLDSRRRLPWR; this is encoded by the coding sequence GTGGAGTGGCTCTCTTGGTTCGACGCCCGGGACTACGAATTCGCCCGTCAGGTGCTGCAGCGCGGCACGGCTGCGCTCTACTGCCTTGCGTTCCTTTCGACGCTGAACCAGTTCCCGGCGCTCCTGGGCGAGCGGGGCCTGCTTCCCGTCCCGGATTTCCTTGGGGTCGTCCGGCGGATGGGGCGGCCTACGCTGTTCCGTTGGCGCTACTCGGACAGGCTGCTGCGGGCCGTCTGCATCTTTGGGCTGGCGGTGTCTGCGTTGTTGGTCCTCGGACTTCCGCAGACAGGGCCGCCGTGGTTGCCGATGATTGCTTTCCTGGCCCTCTGGTTCCTCTACATGTCCATTGTCAACGTGGGACAAACGTTTTACGGCTTCGGCTGGGAAGTGCTGCTCTTGGAAGCAGGGTTCACGGTAGCCTTCCTGGGATCCGACCAGACTCCCCCGCCCGCCACCATCCTGGTACTGGTCGTGTGGCTGGTGTTCCGGCTTGAGTTCGGCGCCGGCATGATCAAGATGCGCGGGGGCAGGGAATGGCGGGACATGACAGCGATGTTCTACCACCACGAGACCCAGCCGATGCCCGGTCCTCTCAGCCGCCAAGCCCACCTCCTCCCCCGGCCGCTGCACAAAGTCGAGGTGCTGGGGAACCATTTCGCCCAGCTGGTGGTCCCCTTCTTCCTGTTCGCACCCCAGCCCGTGGCCGGCATTGCCGCCGGCATCATCATCCTGACCCAGTTATGGCTTGTGGGCTCGGGCAATTTCGCGTGGCTGAACTGGGCCGCCATCATCCTTGCTTTCGCAGCGGTGAGCGATCCCGTGGCACACGCGGTCTTCCCGTTCATCCCGCTTGAGTGGCACTCCGGTGCCACCACACCGGTGTGGTGGCTCGTCGTCGTACTCGCCGTGACGTTGCTGTTGCTGGTGTTCAGCTACCGGCCATTGCTGAACCTGTTCTCGCGGGAGCAACTCATGAATGCAAGCTTCAACCGCTGGAGGCTGGTCAATGCGTATGGAGCTTTTGGCACGGTCACCAAGCAACGCATCGAAGTAGTGGTGGAAGGAACCTCCGACGAAGACCCCGACTCCCCGGACGAGGCCTGGCTGGAGTACGGGTTCAAGGGGAAACCGGGAGATGTCCGAAGAATGCCGCGTCAATGGGCGCCCTACCACCTTCGGCTGGATTGGATGATGTGGTTCCTGCCGCTGCGCACCGTGCACGAGGAATGGCTGTACCGCTTCCTGGACAAGCTCCTCGCAGCCGATCCGCCAACGCTTCGGCTGCTTGGCCATGACCCGTTCGACGGCGGCCGCCCCCGTTGGGTGCGCGTGCAGACGTACCTTTACCGTTTCGCCAGCCGCGCCGAGTTCAGGACGACGGGTGAGCGTTGGGTGAGGGTACCGCTGTACGAGGCCATTCCGCCTATGTCCCTCGATTCCCGGCGCCGGCTTCCTTGGCGGTGA
- a CDS encoding M50 family metallopeptidase: MSPVLLFILGVIFVAIGVAVSIALHEVGHLVPAKLFKVRVTKYMIGFGPTLWSRKKGETEYGFKALPLGGYVAMIGMYPPNKEDGGVRPSSTGMFQTLASEARSAAHEEVGPDDANRVFYKLPVWKKIIVMLGGPAMNMLIGLVLTAVLLMGFGTAQATTTIADVSKCQVAAGQTVDPDSAECTPTPAAAAGLQPNDTIKSFDGKQVTEWDELTSWIRASAGREVPITVERNGSLVSTTVTPVLSARPVIGSDGRQEQDADGVLKYQEVGFLGIGAQSVLVPQPASSVLPMAGENIKQISGVIFNLPARVVGVAKAAFSEEPRDPNGPISVVGVGRVAGEVAAMEQVPLEARIGTLVGLLAGLNFALAIFNLIPLLPLDGGHVAGALYEGIRRRVAKLLGKPDPGAFDIAKLLPATYVVAALLMAMGALLIYADIVKPVNIFG, encoded by the coding sequence ATGAGCCCCGTCCTTCTCTTCATCCTCGGAGTCATCTTCGTCGCCATCGGCGTCGCGGTCTCCATCGCGCTTCACGAGGTGGGGCACCTGGTTCCTGCCAAGCTGTTCAAGGTGCGGGTGACCAAGTACATGATCGGTTTTGGTCCCACGCTGTGGTCGCGCAAGAAGGGTGAGACCGAGTACGGGTTCAAGGCCCTGCCGCTGGGCGGCTACGTCGCCATGATCGGCATGTACCCGCCGAACAAGGAGGACGGCGGCGTCCGTCCCTCCAGCACGGGTATGTTCCAGACGCTAGCCTCGGAGGCGCGCTCGGCAGCCCACGAGGAAGTGGGCCCGGACGACGCAAACCGTGTGTTCTACAAACTGCCGGTCTGGAAGAAGATCATCGTCATGCTGGGTGGTCCGGCCATGAACATGCTCATCGGACTCGTGCTGACGGCCGTGCTGCTGATGGGCTTCGGTACAGCCCAGGCCACCACCACGATCGCCGATGTTTCCAAATGCCAAGTGGCAGCCGGCCAGACCGTCGATCCCGATTCCGCGGAGTGCACGCCCACCCCCGCCGCGGCTGCCGGCCTGCAGCCCAATGACACCATCAAGTCCTTCGATGGAAAACAGGTCACGGAGTGGGACGAATTGACCAGCTGGATCCGTGCATCCGCAGGGCGTGAGGTTCCTATCACGGTGGAGCGCAACGGGTCCCTCGTGTCCACCACCGTCACGCCTGTACTTTCTGCGCGGCCCGTCATCGGTTCCGATGGCCGGCAGGAACAGGATGCCGACGGCGTCCTCAAGTACCAGGAAGTCGGGTTCCTGGGCATAGGTGCCCAAAGCGTCCTGGTGCCGCAGCCGGCGTCGAGCGTTTTGCCCATGGCGGGGGAGAACATCAAGCAGATCTCCGGTGTGATCTTCAACCTGCCCGCCAGGGTGGTTGGCGTGGCCAAGGCAGCCTTCAGCGAAGAGCCCCGCGACCCCAACGGCCCCATCAGCGTGGTGGGCGTCGGCCGGGTGGCCGGTGAAGTAGCCGCTATGGAGCAGGTGCCCTTGGAGGCCAGAATCGGCACGCTGGTGGGCTTGCTGGCAGGCCTGAACTTTGCCTTGGCGATTTTCAACCTCATCCCCTTGCTCCCGCTTGACGGCGGGCATGTGGCCGGTGCCCTGTACGAGGGAATCCGGCGTCGGGTGGCCAAGCTGCTCGGCAAGCCGGACCCCGGCGCTTTCGACATTGCCAAGCTCCTCCCCGCAACGTATGTGGTGGCTGCGCTCTTGATGGCCATGGGCGCTTTGCTGATCTACGCGGACATCGTGAAGCCGGTGAACATCTTTGGCTAG
- a CDS encoding YciI family protein — translation MTVFAVEYVYAADSGAIRDETRPAHRAWLSDLADEGALLASGPYGDGAGALLIFKSRDEAELTDLLKQDPFADAGAIAGIRTTEWSPIIGLLSEHAS, via the coding sequence ATGACTGTTTTCGCTGTTGAGTATGTTTACGCGGCCGACTCCGGGGCCATCCGCGACGAGACCCGTCCCGCACACCGCGCTTGGCTTAGCGACCTCGCTGACGAAGGTGCGCTGCTTGCCAGCGGTCCGTACGGTGACGGCGCAGGCGCGCTGCTGATCTTCAAATCCCGCGACGAAGCTGAACTCACTGACCTCCTGAAGCAGGATCCGTTCGCTGACGCCGGCGCCATCGCCGGAATCCGCACTACCGAATGGTCGCCCATTATTGGGCTTCTTTCGGAGCACGCCTCCTGA
- a CDS encoding GNAT family N-acetyltransferase, with product MLSKVAPWLASRNEAGLGVRVLGAADTLNLRALANEDPVANVFILAHLDSVGTAAPTSGGAKVYGVFDDDRLIGACWAGANMVPVQLDPALVEHIAAAAHQAGRRYASIFGPAESVLALYSKFEQLGHFAHEVRERQPLLTISGAPAIPANPSLTFGTMADFDRILPACAAMFEEEVGYSPFLGGQDFYSRRVAGLIRQGHSLVHIDADGTVVFKAELGAVTRDVTQVQGVWMNPGLRGRGESAGYMAAVVNLAKTFAPVTSLYVNDFNAKARATYERVGFTQAGTFATVLF from the coding sequence ATGCTGTCAAAGGTAGCCCCGTGGTTAGCGTCTCGTAACGAGGCCGGCCTGGGAGTCAGGGTGCTCGGCGCTGCCGACACCCTGAACCTTCGCGCGCTTGCGAATGAAGATCCTGTTGCGAACGTCTTCATCCTCGCGCACTTGGACAGCGTGGGAACAGCGGCGCCCACCAGCGGCGGCGCGAAGGTCTACGGCGTCTTCGACGACGACCGGCTCATCGGGGCTTGCTGGGCAGGAGCCAACATGGTCCCTGTTCAGCTGGACCCCGCACTGGTGGAGCACATAGCCGCAGCGGCACACCAAGCGGGCCGTCGCTACGCCTCCATCTTCGGCCCGGCCGAGAGCGTCCTGGCCCTCTACTCGAAGTTTGAGCAACTCGGGCACTTTGCCCATGAAGTCCGTGAGCGGCAGCCCCTCCTCACCATCTCGGGCGCACCGGCCATTCCAGCCAACCCTTCATTGACCTTCGGCACCATGGCGGACTTCGATCGGATACTTCCCGCGTGTGCTGCCATGTTCGAAGAGGAAGTAGGGTATTCGCCGTTCCTAGGCGGCCAGGACTTCTACAGCCGGCGCGTTGCCGGCCTGATCCGGCAAGGCCACTCCCTGGTCCACATCGATGCGGACGGCACCGTGGTGTTCAAAGCCGAACTCGGCGCGGTCACCCGGGACGTCACCCAGGTGCAGGGCGTATGGATGAACCCCGGTCTCCGCGGCAGGGGTGAGAGCGCCGGCTACATGGCCGCCGTCGTCAACCTCGCCAAGACCTTCGCCCCCGTCACAAGCCTCTACGTCAACGACTTCAATGCCAAGGCCCGGGCAACCTATGAGCGGGTGGGCTTCACGCAGGCGGGCACGTTTGCCACGGTGCTCTTCTAG
- the ispG gene encoding flavodoxin-dependent (E)-4-hydroxy-3-methylbut-2-enyl-diphosphate synthase: MTSVSLGMPAAPPPVLAPRRKTRQIKVGSVGVGSDYPISVQSMTTTPTTDINATLQQIAELTASGCDIVRVACPSADDAEALPIIARKSQIPVIADIHFQPKYVFAAIEAGCAAVRVNPGNIRKFDDQVKEIAAAARDHGTSIRIGVNAGSLEPGILKKYGKATPEALVESAVWEASLFEEHGFHDFKISVKHNDPVVMVAAYEMLAEKGDWPLHLGVTEAGPAFQGTIKSATAFGALLSRGIGDTIRVSLSAPPVEEIKVGNQILQSLNLRPRKLEIVSCPSCGRAQVDVYTLAEEVTAGLEGMEIPLRVAVMGCVVNGPGEAREADLGVASGNGKGQIFVKGEVIKTVPESQIVETLIEEAMRIAEEMGEADGEDAVKGSPVVSVS, encoded by the coding sequence GTGACCTCGGTCAGCCTGGGAATGCCAGCCGCCCCTCCACCCGTCCTCGCTCCGCGCCGCAAAACGCGGCAAATCAAGGTCGGCTCGGTAGGTGTTGGCTCTGATTACCCCATCAGCGTGCAGTCAATGACCACCACTCCCACCACGGACATCAATGCCACGCTCCAGCAGATCGCCGAGCTGACCGCGTCCGGTTGCGACATCGTCCGTGTTGCGTGCCCTTCTGCCGATGACGCCGAGGCCTTGCCGATCATTGCCCGCAAGTCGCAGATCCCGGTGATCGCGGACATCCACTTCCAGCCCAAGTACGTCTTCGCCGCCATTGAGGCAGGGTGCGCCGCTGTCCGTGTGAACCCGGGCAACATCCGGAAGTTCGATGACCAGGTCAAGGAAATCGCCGCTGCTGCCAGGGACCACGGCACTTCCATCCGCATCGGCGTCAACGCCGGTTCGCTGGAGCCCGGCATCCTCAAGAAGTACGGCAAGGCCACTCCAGAAGCCCTGGTGGAATCAGCCGTATGGGAAGCTTCGCTCTTTGAGGAACACGGCTTCCACGACTTCAAGATCTCCGTGAAGCACAACGACCCCGTGGTCATGGTTGCCGCCTACGAGATGCTCGCAGAAAAAGGTGACTGGCCCCTGCACCTGGGCGTCACAGAAGCGGGCCCTGCCTTCCAGGGAACCATCAAGTCGGCCACGGCTTTCGGCGCGCTCCTGTCCCGCGGCATCGGTGACACCATCCGTGTGTCCCTGTCCGCTCCTCCCGTCGAGGAGATCAAGGTGGGCAACCAGATCCTGCAGTCGCTCAACCTTCGCCCGCGCAAGCTGGAAATCGTGTCCTGCCCGTCCTGCGGCCGTGCCCAGGTGGACGTTTACACCCTCGCCGAGGAAGTGACGGCTGGGCTGGAAGGCATGGAGATTCCCCTTCGCGTAGCGGTGATGGGTTGCGTAGTGAATGGACCCGGTGAGGCCCGTGAAGCGGACCTCGGCGTCGCTTCCGGCAACGGCAAGGGGCAGATCTTCGTGAAGGGCGAAGTCATCAAGACCGTGCCCGAAAGCCAAATTGTTGAGACACTGATCGAAGAGGCGATGCGCATCGCCGAAGAGATGGGGGAGGCCGATGGCGAAGATGCTGTCAAAGGTAGCCCCGTGGTTAGCGTCTCGTAA
- the dxr gene encoding 1-deoxy-D-xylulose-5-phosphate reductoisomerase: MQPRKIVILGSTGSIGTQAIEVIDAAPHLFEVVALSAGGGNPELIAQQAVHTRAQAVGIARGDAAALQQLIAGFAATAGLKGFAPEIFVGPDASARVAGIPSDVVLNGITGSIGLAPTLAALESGATLALANKESLIVGGALVKSAAGPGQIVPVDSEHSAIAQCLRSGAAAEVHKLILTASGGPFRGRTREQLQDVSPQEALAHPTWDMGLMVTTNSASLVNKGLEVIEAHLLFDVPLDRIDVVVHPQSVVHSMVQFVDGSIIAQASPPDMRLPIALGLGWPDRVPGAARACDWSQATSWTFEPLDSEAFPAVDLAKEAAKQGSTFPAVFNAANEEAVEAFHAGRIRFTDIVDTVESVLSEHTGSSELTLESVLDAEAWARSRTHDRLATSRL, from the coding sequence ATGCAGCCGCGCAAGATCGTCATCCTCGGGTCCACCGGTTCCATCGGCACACAAGCAATTGAGGTGATCGATGCCGCTCCCCACCTTTTCGAGGTAGTGGCACTCAGCGCAGGAGGCGGAAATCCGGAACTCATTGCGCAGCAGGCTGTGCACACCCGCGCGCAGGCAGTGGGAATTGCCCGGGGCGACGCTGCTGCCCTGCAACAGCTCATCGCCGGCTTTGCCGCAACCGCCGGGCTGAAAGGCTTTGCTCCGGAAATCTTCGTGGGGCCCGATGCCTCAGCCAGGGTCGCGGGCATCCCCAGTGACGTTGTCCTCAACGGCATCACCGGATCCATCGGTCTTGCTCCTACCTTGGCGGCCCTGGAGTCCGGGGCCACCCTGGCGCTCGCCAACAAGGAATCGCTGATCGTCGGCGGCGCTCTGGTTAAGTCAGCCGCGGGTCCAGGCCAGATTGTTCCCGTCGACTCCGAACATTCGGCAATTGCACAGTGCCTCCGTTCAGGCGCGGCAGCGGAAGTCCACAAGCTGATACTTACGGCTTCGGGCGGTCCTTTCCGGGGTCGGACGCGCGAACAGTTGCAGGACGTCAGCCCCCAGGAGGCGTTGGCGCACCCCACCTGGGACATGGGGCTGATGGTCACCACGAACTCCGCCAGCCTGGTCAACAAGGGCTTGGAAGTGATCGAAGCGCACTTGCTGTTCGACGTGCCCCTGGACCGGATCGACGTCGTGGTGCATCCCCAGTCCGTGGTCCATTCAATGGTGCAGTTCGTGGACGGCTCAATCATCGCGCAAGCTTCCCCGCCGGACATGCGCCTTCCGATCGCGCTGGGGCTCGGCTGGCCGGACAGGGTTCCCGGCGCTGCCCGGGCGTGTGACTGGAGCCAAGCCACAAGCTGGACCTTCGAACCGCTGGATTCGGAGGCGTTTCCCGCCGTGGACCTCGCCAAGGAGGCAGCCAAGCAGGGGAGCACCTTCCCCGCGGTGTTCAACGCAGCGAACGAGGAAGCTGTTGAAGCGTTCCACGCCGGCCGCATCCGCTTCACCGACATCGTCGATACCGTGGAGTCCGTCCTCAGCGAACATACAGGCTCTTCGGAGCTAACGCTGGAATCCGTGTTGGATGCTGAAGCGTGGGCACGCAGCCGTACCCACGATCGTTTAGCCACCAGCCGCCTGTAG